A genomic region of Sandaracinaceae bacterium contains the following coding sequences:
- a CDS encoding bifunctional UDP-sugar hydrolase/5'-nucleotidase, whose protein sequence is MSRRASCAFGLLLLACGGTPAPPASPAADAVVLSVVGTNDLHGRVHALPVFGGYVRALRAARADDGAVILLDGGDMFQGTLESNLAEGAPVVAAYQALGYDAVTIGNHEFDYGPEGPASVPQEEGDDPRGALRARARGASFPFLTANLLQESGERVAWENAPPSVLLERVGVAVGVIGVTTEETLRTTIAANVADLRMAPLAERIAREAEALRGRGAQVILVAAHAGGECEAFEDPDDLSSCDPSAEIFAVARALPAGAVDVIVGGHTHEGVAHVVNGIAIIESYAYGRAFGRVDLVVAPDGAVLERRVHAPRELCATGEPSAGDCVPGDYEGRAVTPDPEVAELVAPAIEAARGARERPLGVTLTAPFTQTRYAENALGNLFTDLMRAAHPEADVALTNGGGLRADLPAGPLTYGALYLAFPFDNRFATLEVTGAQLAAIVRENLEDDGSFFSLSGVRAVARCEGGALEVTLTREDGAPIAPDARLVLVTTDYVATGGDGFEAADVTVHEARTVRDGMSVALEAVGGQLAPGERFDPRAPRVFYEGSRPLRCR, encoded by the coding sequence ATGTCGAGACGCGCCAGCTGTGCCTTCGGTCTGCTCCTCCTGGCCTGCGGCGGCACGCCCGCGCCCCCGGCGAGCCCCGCGGCTGATGCCGTCGTGCTCAGCGTGGTCGGCACCAATGACCTGCACGGCCGCGTGCACGCGCTGCCCGTCTTCGGCGGCTATGTTCGAGCCCTGCGCGCGGCCCGCGCCGACGACGGCGCCGTGATCCTCCTCGACGGCGGCGACATGTTCCAGGGCACGCTCGAGTCGAACCTGGCCGAGGGCGCGCCCGTCGTCGCCGCGTATCAGGCGCTCGGCTACGACGCGGTCACGATCGGCAATCACGAGTTCGACTACGGCCCCGAGGGCCCCGCGTCCGTGCCGCAGGAGGAAGGCGACGATCCCCGCGGCGCCCTGCGCGCCCGCGCTCGCGGCGCGTCGTTCCCCTTCCTCACCGCGAACCTGCTGCAGGAGAGCGGGGAGCGCGTGGCGTGGGAGAACGCGCCTCCGTCGGTGCTGCTCGAGCGGGTCGGCGTCGCGGTCGGCGTGATCGGCGTGACCACCGAGGAGACCCTCCGCACGACCATCGCGGCGAACGTGGCGGATCTCCGCATGGCGCCCCTCGCCGAGCGCATCGCGCGCGAAGCCGAGGCCCTGCGTGGACGCGGGGCGCAGGTGATCCTCGTCGCCGCGCACGCGGGCGGCGAGTGCGAGGCCTTCGAGGATCCGGACGACCTCAGTTCGTGTGATCCGTCGGCGGAGATCTTCGCGGTGGCCCGCGCGCTCCCCGCGGGAGCGGTCGACGTGATCGTCGGCGGGCACACCCACGAGGGCGTGGCGCACGTCGTCAACGGCATCGCGATCATCGAGTCCTACGCCTACGGGCGCGCCTTCGGCCGGGTGGATCTCGTGGTCGCGCCCGATGGAGCCGTGCTCGAGCGGCGCGTGCACGCCCCGCGGGAGCTCTGCGCGACGGGCGAGCCGAGCGCGGGCGACTGCGTCCCGGGCGACTACGAGGGGCGCGCGGTGACGCCCGATCCCGAGGTCGCGGAGCTCGTCGCGCCCGCGATCGAGGCCGCGCGTGGCGCCCGCGAGCGTCCCTTGGGCGTCACGCTGACGGCGCCCTTCACCCAGACGCGCTACGCGGAGAACGCGCTGGGCAACCTCTTCACCGATCTGATGCGCGCCGCCCACCCGGAGGCCGACGTGGCGCTGACCAACGGCGGCGGCCTGCGCGCCGATCTCCCGGCCGGGCCGCTCACCTACGGCGCGCTCTACCTCGCGTTCCCGTTCGACAACCGCTTCGCCACCCTCGAGGTCACGGGCGCGCAGCTCGCCGCGATCGTGCGCGAGAACCTCGAGGACGACGGCAGCTTCTTCTCGCTCTCGGGCGTGCGCGCCGTGGCCCGCTGCGAAGGCGGCGCGCTGGAGGTGACGCTGACGCGCGAGGACGGCGCCCCCATCGCGCCCGACGCGCGCCTCGTGCTGGTCACCACCGACTACGTCGCGACGGGCGGGGACGGGTTCGAGGCGGCGGACGTCACGGTGCACGAGGCCCGCACGGTCCGCGACGGGATGTCCGTCGCGCTCGAGGCGGTCGGCGGCCAGCTCGCGCCGGGCGAGCGCTTCGACCCGCG